A single region of the Cronobacter condimenti 1330 genome encodes:
- the narH gene encoding nitrate reductase subunit beta: protein MKIRSQVGMVLNLDKCIGCHTCSVTCKNVWTSREGMEYAWFNNVESKPGVGFPNDWENQEKWKGGWVRKINGKLQPRMGGRGMLLGKIFANPHLPGIDDYYEPFDYDYQHLHNAPEGKHQPIARPRSKITGQRMNKIETGPNWEEILGGEFDKRSHDKNFENMQKAMYGQFENTFMMYLPRLCEHCLNPACVATCPSGAIYKREEDGIVLIDQDKCRGWRMCITGCPYKKIYFNWKSGKSEKCIFCYPRIEAGMPTVCSETCVGRIRYLGVLLYDADAIEQAASTEHETDLYQRQLDVFLDPNDPAVIEQALKDGVPQSVIDAAQQSPVWKLAMDWKLALPLHPEYRTLPMVWYVPPLSPIQSAADAGELGSNGILPDVDSLRIPVQYLANLLTAGDTAPVLLALKRMLAMRHYKRAETVDGVNDVRALEDVGLTEAQAQEMYRYLAIANYEDRFVVPSSHRELARDAFPERNGCGFSFGDGCHGSDSKFNLFNSRRIDAIDVTVKTEPRQ from the coding sequence ATGAAAATTCGTTCACAAGTCGGCATGGTGCTGAATCTCGACAAGTGCATCGGCTGCCATACCTGTTCAGTTACCTGTAAGAACGTCTGGACCAGCCGCGAAGGGATGGAATACGCCTGGTTTAACAACGTAGAAAGCAAGCCCGGCGTGGGCTTCCCGAATGACTGGGAAAACCAGGAAAAGTGGAAGGGCGGCTGGGTACGTAAAATCAACGGCAAGCTGCAACCGCGCATGGGCGGCCGTGGCATGCTGCTCGGTAAAATCTTCGCCAACCCGCATCTGCCGGGCATCGATGATTACTACGAACCGTTTGACTACGACTATCAGCATCTGCATAACGCGCCGGAAGGTAAACATCAGCCGATCGCCCGTCCGCGCTCGAAAATCACCGGTCAGCGGATGAACAAAATCGAAACGGGCCCGAACTGGGAAGAGATCCTGGGCGGCGAGTTCGACAAGCGTTCGCATGACAAGAACTTCGAGAACATGCAGAAGGCGATGTACGGCCAGTTCGAAAACACCTTCATGATGTATCTGCCGCGCCTGTGTGAGCACTGCCTGAACCCGGCGTGTGTGGCGACCTGTCCGAGCGGCGCGATTTACAAGCGTGAAGAAGACGGCATTGTGCTGATAGACCAGGACAAATGCCGCGGCTGGCGGATGTGCATCACCGGCTGTCCGTACAAAAAAATCTACTTCAACTGGAAGAGCGGTAAATCTGAGAAGTGCATCTTCTGTTATCCGCGTATCGAAGCGGGGATGCCGACGGTTTGCTCTGAAACCTGCGTAGGCCGTATTCGTTACCTGGGCGTGCTGCTCTATGACGCAGACGCCATTGAGCAGGCAGCGAGCACCGAGCATGAAACCGATCTCTATCAGCGTCAGCTGGATGTGTTCCTTGACCCGAACGATCCGGCGGTCATTGAACAGGCGCTGAAAGACGGTGTGCCGCAGAGTGTGATCGATGCCGCGCAACAGTCGCCGGTGTGGAAACTCGCGATGGACTGGAAGCTGGCGCTGCCGCTGCATCCGGAATACCGCACGCTGCCGATGGTCTGGTACGTGCCGCCACTGTCACCGATTCAGTCGGCGGCAGACGCGGGCGAGCTTGGCAGTAACGGTATCCTGCCGGATGTAGATAGCCTGCGTATTCCGGTGCAATACCTGGCGAACCTGCTGACTGCGGGCGACACCGCACCGGTGCTACTGGCGCTCAAGCGTATGCTGGCGATGCGTCATTACAAACGTGCAGAAACCGTTGACGGCGTGAATGATGTTCGTGCGCTGGAAGACGTGGGACTGACCGAGGCGCAGGCGCAGGAGATGTATCGCTATCTCGCTATCGCTAACTACGAAGACCGCTTCGTGGTGCCGTCGAGCCATCGTGAACTGGCGCGTGACGCGTTCCCGGAACGTAACGGCTGCGGCTTTAGCTTCGGCGATGGTTGCCACGGATCGGATAGTAAATTCAACCTGTTCAACAGCCGTCGCATCGACGCCATCGACGTGACGGTGAAAACGGAGCCGCGCCAATGA
- the narJ gene encoding nitrate reductase molybdenum cofactor assembly chaperone, whose protein sequence is MTELLMISRLLEYPDAALWQHQQELFDALADTQHLSLQNAHHLGVFIRDLLQEDLLDAQAAYSELFDRGRATSLLLFEHVHGESRDRGQAMVDLLAQYERAGLVLDSRELPDHLPLYLEYLAQQPVEEAVSGLRDIAPILALLGARLKQRESRYAVLFDLLIALSDARVDTTKVSEKIAEEARDDTPQALDAVWEEEQVKFFADQGCGESDIAAHQRRFAGAVAPQYLNISAGGQQ, encoded by the coding sequence ATGACCGAACTGCTGATGATCTCCCGCCTGCTGGAGTACCCGGATGCTGCCCTGTGGCAGCATCAGCAGGAGCTGTTTGACGCCCTGGCCGATACGCAACACCTGTCGCTGCAAAACGCCCATCATCTGGGCGTGTTTATCCGCGATCTGCTGCAGGAAGATCTGCTGGATGCCCAGGCGGCGTACAGCGAACTGTTCGACCGCGGCCGTGCGACATCGCTGCTGCTGTTCGAACACGTGCATGGCGAATCGCGCGATCGCGGCCAGGCGATGGTGGATCTGCTGGCGCAGTATGAGCGCGCGGGTCTGGTGCTGGACAGCCGCGAGCTGCCTGACCATCTGCCGCTTTATCTTGAGTATCTGGCGCAGCAGCCGGTGGAAGAAGCGGTAAGCGGCCTGCGCGACATTGCGCCGATTCTGGCGCTGCTTGGTGCACGCCTGAAACAGCGCGAAAGCCGTTACGCGGTGCTGTTTGACCTGCTCATTGCGCTTTCTGATGCCAGGGTCGATACCACCAAAGTGAGCGAAAAAATCGCCGAAGAAGCGCGCGACGACACGCCGCAGGCGCTGGACGCAGTCTGGGAAGAAGAGCAAGTGAAATTCTTTGCAGACCAGGGCTGCGGCGAGTCTGACATTGCCGCGCATCAGCGCCGCTTCGCCGGAGCGGTCGCTCCGCAATATTTGAATATCTCTGCCGGAGGACAGCAATAA